In Pelodiscus sinensis isolate JC-2024 chromosome 2, ASM4963464v1, whole genome shotgun sequence, the following proteins share a genomic window:
- the LOC142827307 gene encoding uncharacterized protein LOC142827307 produces the protein MNCLLLALSSCLGLWCQYPGAQGRLDLQFFPPPAERTPWWNETTGTHVNHSNINSTLWCKSVDKYPSIPLRPFLQIIASTADGTALPIIDPCGHLGPNRGGNPSRIGDYYNTRLHTRCTPWVPWVGPVTLQLIWRNGNGSFADPSNSIWWEGIWKHTNMVARTTTCDWFNRLRAQLQRWDPTTSSIFLSTNLSSQQRVILWSQWWDSSVQVIEPCVKGILNLYVNCGGQNRRFRGWLLQLRGGWVPGRIVPRAPPSPLICAQIPSLQAEAVTVAQLVLYRIQFDMSLINVSTVWPNCSRLVEAWLKLALNPPYRAKRDLGGWVLGGLGTGAGILNAVDIEVVANKLSATGSLFQKAQKTAASISEDLAAGQSLVASMGVLPLHLLTNTLSALVKSFVNHSWAEQCLTVQQVLFVSWFQQRTLLDQGLVPGVVQQHFTEIDWKYAHRISYVPKGPWTGVLSLLAVPQKSPHFTLCTLVPMPQALGPSLWIPRSVHSHHHPQLGFLNLGKECVSPSFGRWICPAKAPAKDDCYSPWDAETMCVLQRLQEPVVVLTPSPLFMCVVRANLSTAVVWTPSSNASWCAPSNYTCCVSNVIGVVVDGIFSPALLPPPVENLAIQAVIWSYRPPPSINFAVWAELQKDAQHSLKKAKAVAQQIKNKEIHIIQQSKRLVEIGDEAVQITQHHWWDIFKGWSGSARSILRVLVHPIVGLLLLLIVFFIVFLCLCCYTRRLVNRVVRLQQVTFALQRHHLMG, from the coding sequence atgGTGCCAGTATCCTGGAGCTCAAGGGCGTTTGGACTTGCAGTTTTtcccaccacctgcagaacggaCCCCATGGTGGAATGAGACAACAGGCACGCATGTGAACCATTCCAACATTAATTCAACTCTGTGGTGTAAATCAGTAGACAAGTATCCATCCATTCCTTTAAGGCCTTTTTTGCAAATTATTGCCTCCACTGCTGATGGAACCGCCTTACCCATAATTGACCCATGTGGCCACTTAGGACCAAATCGGGGAGGGAACCCATCAAGAATAGGAGATTATTATAATACTCGTCTACACACACGATGTACACCTTGGGTTCCATGGGTAGGCCCAGTAACCCTTCAACTGATCTGGCGGAATGGCAATGGATCTTTTGCTGACCCAAGCAACTCTATCTGGTGGgagggaatctggaagcacactAATATGGTTGCACGAACTACAACTTGTGATTGGTTCAACCGGCTTCGAGCCCAGCTTCAAAGGTGGGATCCCACTACTTCCTCCATTTTTCTTTCCACCAACTTGAGCTCACAGCAGCGGGTGATTTTGTGGTCCCAATGGTGGGATAGCAGTGTCCAAGTGATAGAGCCATGTGTCAAAGGTATTCTAAACTTATATGTAAACTGTGGAGGCCAGAACCGCAGATTTAGAGGATGGCTGTTGCAACTGCGGGGGGGATGGGTACCTGGCCGGATAGTCCCGCGGGCTCCGCCGTCACCTCTAATTTGTGCCCAAATTCCCTCTCTACAGGCGGAAGCGGTTACGGTGGCTCAATTGGTTTTGTATCGGATTCAATTTGACATGTCTTTAATTAATGTGTCCACCGTGTGGCCCAATTGTTCTCGCCTGGTAGAAGCATGGTTGAAATTAGCTCTTAACCCCCCTTACCGTGCTAAGCGGGATTTGGGAGGGTGGGTTTTGGGAGGTTTGGGCACGGGAGCAGGCATTTTAAATGCTGTAGATATTGAAGTAGTGGCCAACAAGTTATCTGCCACAGGGTCCCTATTTCAAAAGGCCCAAAAAACGGCTGCGAGTATTTCAGAGGACTTGGCAGCTGGGCAGAGTCTTGTTGCCTCAATGGGGGTTCTACCCCTCCATCTGTTAACTAATACCCTTTCGGCTTTGGTAAAATCTTTTGTCAATCATTCTTGGGCAGAACAGTGTTTAACAGTTCAGCAAGTTTTGTTTGTAAGCTGGTTCCAGCAACGTACCCTCCTAGACCAGGGTTTGGTTCCAGGGGTGGTGCAACAGCATTTTACTGAAATCGATTGGAAATACGCTCACCGTATATCCTATGTGCCTAAGGGGCCATGGACAGGGGTTTTGTCATTATTGGCAGTTCCCCAAAAGTCCCCACACTTTACCCTGTGTACCCTGGTTCCTATGCCCCAAGCTTTAGGACCGTCTCTATGGATTCCCCGTAGTGTTCACAGCCATCACCACCCACAACTGGGGTTTTTAAATTTAGGCAAAGAGTGTGTAAGCCCAAGCTTTGGTCGATGGATATGTCCTGCCAAAGCACCAGCCAAAGATGACTGTTATTCCCCATGGGATGCCGAAACCATGTGTGTGTTGCAGCGATTACAAGAACCGGTAGTGGTATTGACCCCTAGTCCACTATTTATGTGCGTGGTTCGAGCAAATTTATCTACTGCAGTGGTGTGGACCCCATCTTCCAATGCTTCTTGGTGTGCACCCAGTAATTATACTTGTTGTGTATCTAACGTTATCGGGGTTGTAGTGGATGGTATATTTTCACCTGCCTTATTGCCTCCCCCAGTTGAGAATTTGGCTATACAAGCAGTTATATGGTCATACCGACCCCCCCCAAGCATTAACTTTGCTGTTTGGGCTGAACTACAAAAGGATGCCCAACATAGTCTTAAGAAAGCCAAAGCTGTAGctcaacaaattaaaaataaagaaatacacATTATTCAACAAAGTAAACGCCTCGTAGAAATAGGGGATGAGGCTGTTCAAATTACTCAACATCATTGGTGGGACATTTTTAAAGGGTGGTCAGGATCTGCCAGATCTATCCTACGAGTTCTAGTCCACCCTATTGTAGGACTCTTGTTATTGTTAATTGTGTTCtttattgtatttttatgtctatgTTGTTATACTCGTAGATTGGTAAATAGAGTAGTACGCCTTCAACAGGTAACCTTTGCCCTCCAACGACATCACCTCATGGGATGA